The Blautia luti nucleotide sequence GCAGAAACCGGATTATGAAACAGCGTTTGTATTTCTTAACCGTACGGATAAAATGAAACTGGTTCCGGCCTGGGCGAAATGCCTGATTACCGGGCTGTAAACCAACGGCAGGGTCAGACCAGCAGTTGAACAGGAGTATAAAAAGAGAATGAACATACAGGAAGCAAAAAAGGAAATCTGCAATACACTTCGCGCTTATCTGGCGAAGGATGAAGACGGGGATTATAGCTATCCCATGGTTCGTCAGAGACCTATCCTGCTGATCGGTCCTCCTGGAATCGGCAAAACTGCCATCATGGAGCAGGCAGCCACAGAGTGCGGCGTAGGGCTGGTATCTTATACCATTACCCATCATACCCGCCAGAGTGCCATCGGTCTGCCGGAAATCGTGAAGCGCAGTTATGGTGGAAAGGAAATGATGGTCACAGACTATACCATGAGTGAGATCGTAGCTTCAGTCTATGACTGTATGGATAAGACCGGGAAAAAAGAGGGAATCCTGTTTATCGATGAGATCAACTGTGTATCAGAAACCCTTGCTCCGGCTATGCTGGCACTCCTTCAGAATAAAACCTTCGGAAGCCATAAGATCCCGGAGGGATGGGTTTTGGTGGCAGCGGGAAATCCTCCGGAGTATAATAAATCTGTCAGGGAGTTTGACATCGTTACTCTGGACCGTGTCCGTAAACTGGAAATCCAGCCGGACTGCGACACATGGCTGAAATATGCTGCGCAGCAGAATGTGCACCAGGCGGTCATTTCCTATCTTTCCATGAAAAAAGAACGATTTTATTCGGTGGAGAATACGGTAGACGGAAAATTCTTCGTGACAGCCAGAGGATGGGAGGATCTTTCTCGGTTGATTCAGAGTTATGAGAAACTGGGGATTGAGGTCAGTGCAGGGCTGGCAGGGGAATTTCTTCAGAAAGAAGAGACTGCCGAAGACTTCGCAGGATTTTATCAGTTATATATGAAATATGGAGAAGATTATGAGATTCCCGCAATCCTGAGAGGAGAACTGGATCCTGAGGTGCTGAAACAGAAGCAGCACATGGCAGCAGGAGGCGGTTTCGAGGAACGGTTTGCAGTGGTGAACCTGATTCTGGGAACGCTGAGGGAAACAGCAGGAGAATATGCACGGATGGATCAGCAGATTGAAATCATGTACGATCTGCTGGTTCATCTGAGAGAACAGGTGAGAAAAATTTCTCAGGATACAGATGGAAGTTCCATTATTGAGAAATTTATCAGGGAGCAGGAGAAAAGCCTGCAGGTTAAGAAAAAGATGGAATTACTTTCCATCAGGGAACAAAAAAGTCAGGAAACAGCTATACGCAGATTAAAAGAATACATTCTGACAGCGAAGAAAGAACATTTGCGGTCTGCACAGAGCGGATTTGAGCGGATCTGCAGGTGTTTTCAGGAAGAGCCTGCAGCCAGGGAGAAATTCATACAGAGCCTGCAGAGAGAACTGGAGAATGCATTTTCCTTTGTGAAGGAGAGCTTCGGTGAGGATCAGGAGATGCTGCTTCTGGTGACCGGGATTACCGCAGTCAGGGAAATGACCACATTTATCGCCGAGAATGGGTGTCCGGCATATTTCCGGTACAGTGGAATGCTTTTATATAATAAAGAAGAAAAAGATTTAAGACAGGCCTGTCTGGATGCCATGGAGGAAATATGAAGGAGCACGTGAATAAGAAACTACAGAGAAGATTACGAGGTCAGATATAATAAGGGATGGAAGACAAAAGTTCAGGGAAAATCCCTGATACGCAGCAGCAAAAGGATTGTTGCAGAAAAGGAGGAAGAATGTCAGAAAAACAGCCTAAAAAAAAGAAAACAGCAGGAGACATCGTGCTGACAGTCGTACTGATCGCGGCAGTCTGTGTATTCTGTTATGCAGGCTATAATCTGTTTCATATTTATACGGAGTACAAGAAAGGAACGGATGAATACAACCACATCGCCCAGATGGCAGTAACAGAACGTGACCCGGATCAGAAAGAAGCAGCAGGACCGGAAGCCGGAACGCTGAAAGCACCCATGGATATTGATTTCAAGGCACTGAAGAGTGTGAATGAAGATGTAGTAGGATGGATCTATGTGGAAGCTGTACCAAGTATCAGCTATCCTATCGTACATGGTACTGACAATGAGACCTATCTTCACAGAACCTATGAGAAGAACTATAATTTTGCAGGAACCATTTTCGTAGATTACGAGAACAAGGGAGATTTCAGTGACTGTAATACCCTGGTTTACGGGCATAACATGAAAAACGGCTCCATGTTCGCCCAGCTGAAGAAATTTTCCCAGAATAGTGATATCTACAACCAGAGCAAATATTTCTGGATCTTTACACCTGAGAAGAATTACAGATATGAGATCATTTCCGCTTATACCACAGGGGTAAATAGTGACACGTATACGCTGTTTAAAGGACCGGGAGAGGAATTTGAGAAATATCTGCAGAAGATCCAGGGTTATTCCGATATCAAAACGGACGTGGGAGAGCTTACCATTAAGGATAAGATCGTAACGTTATCCACCTGTACAGGAAATGAAGCTACCCGTTATGTAGTGCAGGGAAAAAGAGTGGATACTTTG carries:
- a CDS encoding ATP-binding protein, which gives rise to MNIQEAKKEICNTLRAYLAKDEDGDYSYPMVRQRPILLIGPPGIGKTAIMEQAATECGVGLVSYTITHHTRQSAIGLPEIVKRSYGGKEMMVTDYTMSEIVASVYDCMDKTGKKEGILFIDEINCVSETLAPAMLALLQNKTFGSHKIPEGWVLVAAGNPPEYNKSVREFDIVTLDRVRKLEIQPDCDTWLKYAAQQNVHQAVISYLSMKKERFYSVENTVDGKFFVTARGWEDLSRLIQSYEKLGIEVSAGLAGEFLQKEETAEDFAGFYQLYMKYGEDYEIPAILRGELDPEVLKQKQHMAAGGGFEERFAVVNLILGTLRETAGEYARMDQQIEIMYDLLVHLREQVRKISQDTDGSSIIEKFIREQEKSLQVKKKMELLSIREQKSQETAIRRLKEYILTAKKEHLRSAQSGFERICRCFQEEPAAREKFIQSLQRELENAFSFVKESFGEDQEMLLLVTGITAVREMTTFIAENGCPAYFRYSGMLLYNKEEKDLRQACLDAMEEI
- the srtB gene encoding class B sortase encodes the protein MSEKQPKKKKTAGDIVLTVVLIAAVCVFCYAGYNLFHIYTEYKKGTDEYNHIAQMAVTERDPDQKEAAGPEAGTLKAPMDIDFKALKSVNEDVVGWIYVEAVPSISYPIVHGTDNETYLHRTYEKNYNFAGTIFVDYENKGDFSDCNTLVYGHNMKNGSMFAQLKKFSQNSDIYNQSKYFWIFTPEKNYRYEIISAYTTGVNSDTYTLFKGPGEEFEKYLQKIQGYSDIKTDVGELTIKDKIVTLSTCTGNEATRYVVQGKRVDTLDVAQ